From a single Eisenibacter elegans DSM 3317 genomic region:
- the rplC gene encoding 50S ribosomal protein L3 → MLGIIGKKVGMTSIFTTEGAVVKQIPCTLIEAGPCVVTQIKTLEKDGYEAIQLGYGEAKEKNTPKAMQGHFNKANTTPKRKLVEFKDFAKDLAEDFSKEVALGDQVTISDVFVEGEFIDVVGLSKGKGFQGVVKRHGFGGVGGQTHGQHNRQRHPGSLGASSYPSRVFKGIRMAGRTGNGRVKVQNLRVVKLIPEKNLILVSGSIPGAKNSYVIIEK, encoded by the coding sequence ATGTTAGGTATCATCGGTAAAAAAGTAGGAATGACAAGTATCTTTACTACCGAAGGAGCGGTAGTAAAGCAGATTCCTTGTACCCTCATCGAGGCCGGTCCCTGCGTCGTAACACAAATTAAGACGCTAGAGAAAGACGGCTATGAGGCAATACAGTTGGGCTACGGCGAAGCTAAGGAGAAAAACACTCCCAAAGCAATGCAAGGCCACTTCAATAAGGCCAACACTACGCCCAAGCGTAAGTTGGTGGAGTTCAAGGACTTTGCCAAAGACTTGGCTGAAGATTTCAGCAAAGAAGTAGCTCTAGGTGACCAAGTAACTATCTCAGATGTATTCGTAGAAGGCGAATTCATCGACGTAGTCGGCCTTTCTAAAGGTAAAGGTTTTCAGGGCGTTGTGAAACGCCACGGATTTGGCGGGGTAGGCGGCCAGACACACGGCCAGCACAACCGTCAGCGCCACCCCGGTTCACTCGGTGCTTCATCATACCCCTCACGTGTATTCAAAGGGATACGCATGGCGGGTCGTACAGGCAACGGACGTGTGAAAGTACAAAACTTGCGCGTGGTGAAGCTTATCCCCGAGAAAAATTTGATCTTAGTAAGCGGTTCAATACCGGGTGCTAAAAACTCTTACGTAATTATAGAAAAATAA
- a CDS encoding 7TM diverse intracellular signaling domain-containing protein has translation MRFLWLSLWCYVWGLGLVLRAQPEPLRLQTGTGLVRVANEALLLVDTTNTLSLEDVRSPQYQRYFAPVGSKGLNFGFTKHSYWLRLDIENLSPSLTGWLLWVEYPVIDEIQYYYEAPDAYGKQRWYQLTLGDHYAFDTRPIRDRFFVIPLNFHNRAPHTFYIRFRTSSSSQFPAYISTEATYYQKRQVREIVYGIFYGIILFAACYHLFLFIGLRDLEYLYFTLAFLFFEIYLASANGHTFQYFWPHSPWLANVAIPLTAGQWVLWATIFTHHFLSLHQYRWWLRWIAYVFMALGLGISVGGLFLPYGMVVSFAASLGLVFIAWLIVAGAFVWLQGQTSALFFIGSWIAHLTGTLFFVMRNLGFLIDGFWVAHGVEIGAVLQALLLAIALSDKYSRMRLEKEILEKQNLAQQQHMTERLEQTVALRTAELQQKQRELALQNEELTQQQDQIIAQRNYISKRNQELAEINQQLQQKEIELRQSMHTAIKIQHALLPYPERSQEILDQHFIIYQPKEEVSGDFYWLHQNAEERLLLIADCTGYGVPAAMMSMLGYAIIDKVVLSMGVTNPQQILQRVDQEIGKALKQTQSGDRSTIDAAAVRLATHQSPAADGAIQVEIAVANIYVYHYEAATGRIHLIEGLDEPLGGRADQTPLPLTLQTRTVRPKDTLYLFTNGLPYRRDLDNEPIGIEVVLQILQQIAPLPIDQQPQALRQAIQQLTHNTLLEDDLLVIGWQMI, from the coding sequence ATGCGTTTTCTTTGGCTCAGCCTTTGGTGTTATGTTTGGGGCTTGGGGCTTGTGTTGAGGGCGCAGCCGGAGCCGCTGCGGTTGCAAACCGGAACGGGGCTGGTGCGGGTAGCAAACGAGGCCTTGCTCTTGGTCGACACTACCAACACCTTGAGCCTAGAAGACGTGCGCTCTCCGCAATACCAGCGGTATTTTGCACCAGTAGGCAGCAAAGGACTAAACTTTGGCTTTACCAAGCACAGCTATTGGCTACGGTTGGATATCGAAAACCTCAGCCCCAGCCTTACTGGATGGCTCTTGTGGGTAGAGTATCCTGTGATTGACGAGATACAGTATTATTATGAAGCACCAGATGCCTATGGCAAACAACGGTGGTATCAACTAACCCTAGGCGATCACTACGCCTTTGATACGCGCCCCATACGAGACAGGTTTTTTGTAATACCGCTCAACTTCCACAACCGCGCACCCCATACTTTCTATATCCGGTTTCGTACGAGTAGTTCGAGTCAGTTTCCGGCCTATATCAGTACCGAGGCTACCTACTATCAAAAGCGCCAAGTCAGAGAAATCGTCTATGGTATTTTTTATGGCATCATCCTGTTTGCGGCCTGTTATCATTTGTTTCTATTTATAGGTTTACGCGACTTGGAGTACCTCTATTTCACGCTGGCTTTCTTGTTCTTTGAGATTTACCTTGCGTCAGCCAACGGCCATACCTTCCAATATTTTTGGCCACACTCACCGTGGTTGGCCAATGTGGCCATCCCACTCACGGCGGGGCAGTGGGTCTTATGGGCCACTATATTTACCCACCATTTTTTGAGCCTCCATCAATACCGATGGTGGCTGCGTTGGATAGCCTATGTATTTATGGCTTTGGGGCTGGGTATCAGTGTCGGAGGGTTGTTCCTACCCTACGGAATGGTAGTATCTTTTGCAGCCTCCCTTGGTTTAGTGTTTATTGCGTGGCTGATTGTGGCGGGCGCTTTTGTGTGGCTACAAGGGCAGACCTCGGCACTCTTTTTTATTGGTTCTTGGATAGCACACCTAACGGGCACACTCTTTTTTGTGATGCGCAACCTAGGGTTCTTGATAGATGGATTTTGGGTAGCACATGGGGTAGAGATTGGAGCCGTGCTGCAGGCCTTGCTTTTGGCCATTGCCTTGAGCGACAAGTACAGCCGGATGCGCTTAGAGAAGGAAATACTGGAGAAGCAAAACCTCGCACAACAGCAGCATATGACCGAGCGCCTAGAGCAAACAGTGGCGCTGCGGACTGCCGAGCTACAACAAAAACAGCGCGAACTGGCCTTACAAAACGAGGAACTGACCCAGCAACAAGACCAAATCATCGCCCAGCGCAACTACATCAGCAAGCGCAACCAAGAGCTGGCCGAAATCAACCAGCAGCTCCAACAAAAAGAAATAGAACTGCGCCAAAGTATGCATACGGCCATCAAAATCCAACACGCACTCTTGCCTTACCCTGAGCGCAGCCAAGAGATTTTGGACCAACACTTTATCATCTATCAGCCCAAAGAAGAAGTCTCCGGCGATTTTTATTGGCTACACCAAAACGCCGAAGAGCGGCTCTTGTTGATAGCCGACTGCACCGGCTATGGCGTACCAGCTGCTATGATGAGTATGTTGGGCTATGCTATCATCGACAAGGTAGTACTCTCGATGGGGGTTACCAACCCACAGCAAATCCTACAGCGGGTAGACCAAGAAATCGGCAAGGCACTCAAACAAACCCAAAGCGGAGACCGCAGCACCATCGACGCTGCTGCCGTTCGCCTTGCCACACACCAAAGCCCCGCTGCCGACGGCGCCATACAGGTCGAGATAGCCGTAGCCAATATATATGTATATCACTACGAAGCTGCCACAGGACGAATACACCTCATAGAAGGGCTAGACGAGCCGCTAGGAGGGAGGGCTGACCAAACACCGCTGCCACTGACATTACAAACACGAACAGTACGCCCAAAAGACACCCTATACTTGTTTACCAACGGCCTGCCCTACCGCAGAGACCTCGACAACGAGCCCATAGGCATAGAGGTGGTGTTGCAAATTTTACAGCAAATCGCTCCGCTCCCCATCGACCAACAACCCCAAGCACTGCGGCAAGCAATCCAACAACTAACACACAACACATTATTAGAAGATGATTTGCTCGTCATCGGGTGGCAAATGATTTAA
- a CDS encoding tetratricopeptide repeat protein translates to MSNISTTLPDEQAKISALLQSRQDGDILLALQLLQNNAAAGHFLTELWALSLLFPSKKIRQVAYRVFRQAGNVALLAWAQARRQGIQRPLPKPTSEAQAYHMITKWSNNASLDRAVFARMCLQITGGGGSYCLIHRVLSAEKVLTHLLNTHPQHLSLAYFGLYELPKEVGLFPELVSLDLRGNHFTEIPDEITLLSKLRYLYYDDTPLSITALRKLRESFPALFAGKHYMAALELFRQKSYGKAFREIDRCLRIDSDIRPEAYRIKGMMYQALKHYHQADECFAWGIGLAPQNLGLRISQALNLEESHWYSDLWDVCVQALIHLDTLQERTQERLFFQRLQAKALCGLGRYQEAQQLCEQLLGENNRQPDTWFLLAETLYQHNAQDKRVLICLQQAINLNPSYYETLRKHPTLKRLRKSFLPKS, encoded by the coding sequence ATGAGCAATATATCGACTACTCTGCCCGATGAGCAGGCCAAGATTAGTGCCTTGTTGCAAAGCCGTCAAGATGGGGATATTCTGTTAGCCCTACAGTTGCTGCAAAATAATGCTGCTGCGGGTCATTTTCTGACCGAGCTGTGGGCTTTGTCTCTGCTTTTTCCTTCAAAAAAAATACGCCAGGTGGCCTACAGAGTATTCCGGCAAGCAGGCAATGTAGCTCTGCTAGCTTGGGCACAAGCCCGCCGGCAAGGCATACAACGCCCTCTGCCCAAACCTACTAGCGAGGCTCAAGCTTATCATATGATTACAAAATGGAGCAACAATGCCTCGCTAGACCGTGCGGTATTTGCCCGTATGTGTCTGCAAATCACAGGGGGCGGAGGCTCATATTGCCTCATCCATCGGGTGCTCTCCGCAGAGAAAGTGTTGACACATCTACTAAATACACACCCACAACACCTGTCGTTGGCTTACTTTGGGCTGTATGAACTGCCCAAGGAAGTGGGGCTTTTCCCCGAGTTGGTTTCCTTGGATTTGCGTGGTAATCATTTTACCGAAATACCCGACGAAATCACCCTGCTCTCCAAACTCCGGTACCTATACTATGATGATACTCCACTGAGTATCACGGCTCTGCGAAAGCTCCGCGAGTCTTTTCCGGCATTGTTTGCCGGCAAACACTATATGGCTGCGTTGGAGTTGTTTCGCCAAAAATCGTACGGAAAGGCTTTCCGCGAGATAGACCGCTGTCTGCGTATCGACTCCGACATTCGCCCTGAGGCTTACCGTATCAAGGGGATGATGTATCAAGCGCTCAAACACTATCATCAGGCCGATGAGTGTTTTGCTTGGGGTATTGGCCTAGCTCCCCAAAACTTAGGACTGCGGATTTCGCAGGCACTCAACTTAGAAGAATCGCATTGGTACTCAGACCTTTGGGATGTCTGTGTACAGGCATTGATTCATCTCGACACCTTGCAGGAGCGGACACAAGAACGCTTGTTTTTCCAACGACTACAAGCCAAAGCTTTATGTGGCCTAGGGCGTTATCAAGAAGCACAGCAACTGTGTGAGCAGCTTCTAGGGGAAAATAACCGCCAACCTGACACTTGGTTTTTGCTGGCCGAAACGCTTTATCAGCATAATGCGCAAGACAAACGGGTCTTAATTTGTCTTCAACAAGCCATCAACCTCAATCCTTCTTATTACGAAACGCTCCGCAAGCACCCTACGCTCAAACGTTTGCGGAAAAGCTTTTTGCCCAAATCATAA
- a CDS encoding ABC transporter substrate-binding protein codes for MYPRLPFLYLRYLVLASFMVLLGACQGADKQIPTIGFVDAFEDATIAQAKEGFMAALREKGYSEEAGTLKLIYRNAQGDVPTLHQAVTYMAAQKVRLIAANPTLATITAIQNTRTIPVFMMVSPEPERMGLQKAGAATPKNLYGVYETLDYIRTSVELMHQALPQAQTIGVVYNQAEPQSRNALALIETTAQSLGLRVKALPVNNSSETQLVVQTLLAEGVEAFFAIPDNVVFASFEVIYKLCHRKNIPIFTSEEGLVRRGAVAAYGADMYAWGYQAGALAASYLQNPDKAQTLEPVSQHRRVYNPKEAAHYQLDFDQTYTAVKQ; via the coding sequence ATGTATCCCAGATTACCCTTTCTATATTTACGCTACTTGGTCTTAGCATCCTTTATGGTGCTCTTGGGTGCTTGTCAAGGGGCGGACAAACAAATACCGACCATCGGCTTTGTAGATGCCTTCGAAGACGCGACCATTGCGCAAGCCAAAGAAGGCTTTATGGCGGCGCTGCGCGAAAAAGGCTATAGTGAAGAAGCAGGAACCCTCAAGCTGATTTATAGGAATGCGCAGGGCGATGTCCCTACGCTCCATCAAGCGGTTACGTATATGGCGGCTCAAAAAGTAAGACTGATTGCCGCCAACCCTACCTTGGCTACCATCACTGCCATACAGAATACTCGGACAATTCCGGTATTTATGATGGTATCGCCGGAGCCGGAGCGTATGGGCTTGCAGAAAGCCGGAGCGGCCACCCCCAAAAACCTGTATGGCGTATACGAAACACTTGATTATATCCGCACTTCAGTAGAATTGATGCATCAGGCATTGCCCCAAGCCCAAACCATTGGCGTGGTGTATAACCAAGCCGAGCCGCAGTCGCGCAATGCCTTAGCGCTTATAGAAACTACAGCCCAATCACTGGGCCTCCGTGTGAAGGCTCTCCCGGTCAATAACTCATCTGAGACCCAGCTTGTCGTGCAGACTTTACTGGCAGAAGGAGTAGAGGCTTTTTTTGCTATCCCAGACAATGTGGTCTTTGCGTCTTTTGAAGTGATTTATAAGCTTTGCCACCGCAAAAACATCCCCATTTTCACTAGTGAGGAGGGCTTAGTGCGGCGTGGAGCTGTAGCCGCCTATGGCGCTGATATGTATGCTTGGGGGTATCAAGCGGGAGCTTTGGCTGCCAGCTACTTACAGAACCCCGACAAAGCCCAGACCCTTGAACCTGTCAGCCAACATCGGCGTGTATACAACCCCAAAGAGGCCGCGCATTACCAGCTAGATTTTGACCAAACTTATACAGCAGTAAAGCAATAG
- a CDS encoding homogentisate 1,2-dioxygenase, translated as MAYYHRLGQLPPKRHIQFRQPDQTLYSEELVSSKGFSGIYSNLYHIYSPTRVLKVLEPVPAKVKVVEDYSLLQTHLKTAGTGTTGTDFLDARLPLMHNSDVTVSICHPSQLTMDYYYKNGEADELLYVHDGSGTLYSQFGVLPIKQGDYVVIPRTTIYKVNFDSGNPVRLLVVESASPIETVKRYRNQLGQLLEHSPYCERDIHPPTTLQVEEEKGEYLVKIKKQGFMHQYVYEHSPLDVVGWDGFLYPYTLSIYDFEPITGRIHQPPPVHQTFQAGGYVICSFVPRLFDYHPLAIPAPYNHSNIDSDEVLFYAEGEFMSRRGIDRGSFTLHPGGLPHGPHPGTVEKSIGAKETHEYAVMIDTFRPLLLTEQALDFVDKDYPMSWTD; from the coding sequence ATGGCATACTATCACCGACTGGGGCAACTGCCTCCCAAAAGACATATCCAGTTTAGACAGCCTGACCAAACGCTCTACAGCGAGGAGTTGGTGAGCTCTAAGGGCTTTAGTGGCATTTACTCCAACTTATACCATATCTACTCTCCTACCCGTGTGTTGAAGGTGTTGGAGCCAGTACCGGCCAAAGTCAAAGTAGTAGAAGATTATTCCTTGCTCCAAACCCACCTCAAGACTGCCGGTACCGGAACGACAGGAACAGACTTTCTGGATGCACGCCTGCCGTTGATGCACAACAGCGATGTAACGGTCTCCATCTGCCATCCTTCGCAACTGACGATGGACTATTATTACAAGAATGGGGAGGCTGATGAGCTGCTTTATGTTCACGATGGCAGCGGTACGCTCTACTCGCAGTTTGGAGTGCTGCCAATCAAACAAGGAGACTATGTCGTCATCCCAAGGACTACCATCTATAAAGTCAATTTTGACAGCGGCAATCCAGTCCGCCTCTTGGTGGTAGAGTCTGCCTCTCCCATCGAAACTGTAAAGCGCTACCGCAATCAATTGGGGCAACTATTGGAACATTCGCCTTATTGCGAGCGCGATATTCACCCTCCCACTACCCTGCAAGTCGAAGAAGAAAAGGGCGAATACCTCGTCAAAATCAAAAAACAAGGCTTTATGCACCAATATGTGTATGAACACAGCCCGCTAGACGTGGTAGGCTGGGATGGCTTCCTATACCCTTACACGCTTTCTATCTATGATTTTGAGCCTATCACAGGCCGTATTCACCAGCCGCCTCCAGTACATCAGACTTTTCAGGCCGGCGGTTATGTGATTTGCTCGTTTGTACCGCGCTTGTTTGACTACCACCCGCTGGCCATTCCGGCTCCTTATAACCACTCCAACATCGACTCCGATGAAGTGCTCTTTTATGCCGAAGGGGAGTTTATGAGCCGTCGCGGAATTGACAGAGGCTCGTTTACGCTACACCCAGGCGGCCTGCCCCACGGGCCACACCCCGGCACGGTAGAGAAAAGCATCGGTGCCAAAGAAACACACGAGTATGCCGTGATGATAGACACATTCCGTCCGCTGCTCCTAACCGAGCAGGCGCTGGATTTTGTGGACAAAGATTACCCTATGAGCTGGACAGACTAG